AATTCCTGATACGGTAATTTCTCGTTGTCAAAGATATGATTTTAAAACTATAAGTGAAAAAGATATATTAGAAATGTTAAGAAAAGTATCAGAAACTGAAAAAATTAATATAGATGATGAAAGTCTAAAATTAATTTATTCAAAATCTGAAGGTTCTGCAAGAGATTCATTTTCTATCTATGAACAGGTGATTTCAAATTATTATAATGAAGATAAAATTACTATTGAATTAACTGAAAAAGCTTTAGGTGTTGTATCACAGGTAGTACATAAGAAATTTTTATCACTTATATTAAATAAAGAAAAAAATGATTTGATTTCTTTTATAGATAATTTATGGGTAGAAGGAATACAAATTGATCAATTTTTAAGAGATTTTTGTAAGTTTGCTAAACAAGAAGATATTAAAATTGAAACTAAAATAAAGATTATTTCTAATATACTTGAAATTTTGGTTAAATATAAAAATGAAGAAGACAAGAGATTAATTGCATATATAATAATAAGTAACTTAATTACAGACACTAAACATGAAGTTAGAACAATAGAAGTACGTACTAATGGGATTGAATTTAATGAAGATAAATGGGATATTTTTAAAAAACATCTTCAAGAATTAGGAAGTCAAAGGTACTACAATCTAATTAAAGATACGACAATATCTGTAAATAATAATAACATTACAATTATTAATAATAATTCTAATTATTTTTTCCAATATTTAAATTCTGAAAATTCTATTGATTTTTTAGAAAAAGAGATAGAACGTAAGTTTGGATACAAATATAACATACTTATTGAAGGAAGTAATAATAATATTGATGATGAATTTAACGAAAAAATAAAAAATAAAATAATTTCTATATTTAATGCTTTAGAAAGATAAAGGAGATTGAAATGAAAGTAAAGGTAATTTTAAAAGAAAATATTAAAGGTGTAGGAAAAAAAGATGAAATAATAGAAGTAAAAGATGGTTATGCTAATAATTTTTTATTTGCACAAAATAAGGCTGTACCAGCAACACCTGAAAATATAAATAAATTGGAAAATAAAAAAAATAAAATATCTAAAAACATAGAAAAAGAAGTTACTCATGCTAATGAATTAAAAGAAAAACTTGAAAATAATAGTATTGTATTAAAAGTAAAAGTAGGAAAAGATGGTAAGGTTTTTGGATCTTTAGGTGCAAAAGAAATAGAAGAAGCTGTTAAAGAACAATTAAATATACAAATAGATAAAAAGAAAATGGGTAATGATGCTAGATTAAAATCTATAGGCCAACATAAAGTAGAGGTTAAGTTATATGCAGAAATAAAAGCTATATTAACAGTAAATGTAGTTAGTTTATAATAGAGGTATTAATATGGAAATAAATAACTTTGAAGGATTAAATAATTTTGAATTAGAGAAAGTAATAATAGGTTCTTTTTTTCTTGAACCATCATTACTGTATTCAGCAACTAAAAAATTAAAACCTAATGATTTCTTTAATGAAAAAAATAGAATCATATATACTAATTTAATTAACTATACTAATGAAAAAGATACTGAAAATTTAGATATTAACTTATTTATAGATTATTTAAAAAATAATAACGTTCTTGAAAAAATTGGTGGAGAAGAATTTTTAAATAATATTTTATTATCAACAGTACATTCTTCTGGTGTTGATGTTTATATAGAAAACATATTAGAATATTCTAAAAAAAGAAAATTATATGAATTATCAAGAGATATTACTAAACAATTATTCAATAACCAAGAATCAAAATTAATATTAGAAAATTCACAATTAAAAATTAGTGAACTATTTGATGATTTAAATAACAATGGAGTTATTGGAATTAGTTCATTAGTAATTGATGAATTAAATAGAATAGAAGATTTAAGAAATAATCCATTAATAGAAACAAAAGTTAAAACTAAATATATTAGATATGATGAATACACAAAAGGATTACATCCAAGTAATTTAATTATACTTGCTGCAAGACCATCTGTAGGTAAAACAACTTTATCATTAAATATTGGTTTGAATGTGGCAGAGCAACAAAAAAAAGTATTAATTTTTAGTTTGGAAATGGGAGAACAAGAACTTCTAAAAAAACTAATAGCTATAAAAGGAGAAATTGATTTAGAGCAAATAAAAGATGTTTCATTTATAGCAAAGCCTGAAATAGTTAATAAGTATTCTAATGCTTTACAAGAACTTTCAAAATTAGATATATTAATAGATGCTGGTGCTACACCAACTATCTCTAATATTAAGAATACTTGTAGAAATGTACAAAGAAAAGGAAAAGAAATAGGATTAATTATAATAGATTATTTACAATTAATTCAAGGTAGTGGTAAATCTGGAAGTAGAGAACAAGAAATTTCAGAGATTTCTAGAGGATTAAAACTACTGGCTAAAGAATTAAATGTTCCTATTTTAGCCTTATCACAATTATCTAGAAAAGTAGATTCACGTGAAGATAAAAGACCTATACTTTCAGATTTAAGAGAATCTGGATCTATAGAACAAGATGCAGATCAAGTGTTATTTATATATAACCCTGAATATCATCAAACAAGAAAGAAAAATATAGCAGAAAATTCAAATCAATTTTTCCCTATTGAACTATTATTAGCAAAACATAGAAACGGTCAAACTGGTGGAATGTTATTATTTTTTGATAAATCAAAACAAAAGTTTAGAAATCCTACTAATGAAGAAGAATATAATTATTATAATAGTTTAAAGGATGAAGATTAAGGAGGAACAATGGTAAAAAAAGCAGAGCTACTTGCACCTGCTGGTAATATGGAGAAGTTAAAAGCAGCATTTCATTTTGGAGCAGATGCTGTATATATAGGGGGAAGAGGTTTTAATTTAAGAGGAATGAGCGCAAACTTTACTGACAAAGAATTAACTGAAGCAGTTGAATATGCTCATTCATTAAGTAAAAAAGTTTACGTAACATTAAATATTTTTGCACATAATCAAGAAGTTAATTATATTCCTAAATTTATTAAATTTTTAGAAAAAGCTAATGTAGATGCTGTAATAGTTGGAGATTTAGGTATAATACAACAAGTTAGAGAACATGCACCAAATCTTGAGATACATGTAAGTACACAAGCAAATGCTACAAACTGGATGACAGTAAAAGCTTATAGAGATATGGGTGCTTCTAGAGTAATATTAGCAAGAGAGATGTCTTTACATGAAATAAAACAAATAAAAGAAAAAGTACCTGATATTGAACTTGAAGTATTTATTCATGGTGCAATGTGTATGGCTGTTTCAGGGCGTTGTTTACTAAGTAATTACTTTACATCTAGAGATGCAAACAGAGGCATATGTGCTCAAGATTGTAGATGGAACTATAAAGTAATTGCAGAAGGACACGAAGAAACAGGTGCACATGATATAGTTGAAGATGAGGGTGGAACATTTATATTCAATGCTAAAGATTTATGTACTATAGAATTTATAGATAAAATTTTAGAAGCTGGTGTCGATTCACTAAAAATAGAAGGTAGAATGAAATCTATTTATTATAATTCTACAGTAACAAAACAATATAGAGAAGCAATAGATGCTTATTATTCAGGAAATTATTCATATAACCCTAAATGGTTATATGAATTACAAACTATAAGTCATAGACTTTATTCATCTGGATTCTTTTTCGGATCTACTAGTGAGTTTGATCAAAATTACAACACAAGTTCATCTTACTCTCAAACTTACCAATTAGTTGCTAATGTTTTAGAAAAAGTTGATAAAAATAAATATAAAATACAGGTAAGAAATAGAATTATAGCTTCTGAAGTAGAATTAGAGCTAGTAAGACCAAATGTTGATCCTATTAAATTTAGAGTAAATAATTTTTATAATTTAAAAACAGAAGAATATGAAGAAATTGTACATCCTAATACTATTGCTGTTATAGAAACGGAAATAGAGATGGGAGAATTAGATTTAATTAGAGTAAAATTACCTGAAGGTGTTTCAGATTCAGATATGGATATTTCTCAAACAGATCAATCTAATTCAGGATTTGTACCTAAACAATGTTCTTGTGGTAGAAATAATTAAAGAAAAGGAGTTTTATCATGAAGGAGAAAATTTTAATTATAGAAGATGATGTTAAAATAGCAAGAATTATCGAAGTAGAATTAAAATTTGAAGGATTTGATGTTCAAATTGAAAATGATGGAAAAGAAGGGTTATTAGCAGCAAAATATAATCATTTTGATTTAATTTTACTTGACGTTATGCTACCTAAAATGAATGGGTTTGAAATTTGTAAGAGAATAAGGGAAGACTCTGATGTACCGATAATATTTTTAACAGCTAAAGATCAAATTACAGATAAAGTAATATCTTTTGATTATGGTGCTGACGATTATATCACTAAACCATTTTCTAATGAAGAGTTAATAGCAAGAATAAAAGCTTTATTAAGACGTGCCAAAAAGAAAAATGAAAAGAAAGAAGATTTTGTATTTGAGGATTTAAGAATATCATATACTGCCCACGAAGTTTATAGAGATGGTGAATTAATACCTCTATCGAAAAAAGAATTCGACCTTTTAGACTACTTAGTCTTAAATAAAGGTATAGTACTAAACAGAGATAATATTTTAGAGGAAGTCTGGGGATTTGATCAAATTGGTAATAACAATATTCTTGATTTATATATTAAATATTTAAGAGATAAAATTGATAAGCCTTATTCTAGAAAATTCATTCAAACTAAAAGAGGAATAGGATTTGTATTCAAATAAAGACTTTAAAAAATTTTATGGAATAAAAAATAGAATTACTATAACATTTAGTTTTGTATTTATATTTATTACATTATTCTCAACTGTAATTCTATTTTTAATATTAAATGGGCAAAATAATAATACATTAGTTTTTCAATATTCAGCAAAAGTTAATGAAATTAATGCTTATTTTTCAAGAATAGAGGATTATACTAATAAATACAATGAAAAAAAACTAAAATTAAAATTTGAACCTGAGATAAAGGAACAAAGTATAGTTTATCCTAAACCTTTCAATCCAGGAGAAGAAGACTTTAGATATATATTACATATAGTTTCAAAAAATTATGTTGACGTTATACCTATTAATACATCTGGTTTTGAAATAAATATAAATAATTTATCTAAAACTTTTGGAAATATTAAATCAAATATACTTATACCTAATACTATAGTATTAAATAATAATAGTACAGAATCATCTAATTTTTCTGTAGTAAAATTAACTAAAAATATAAAAGGAGCTATATTTGAAATATATATATTAAAAAATATAGATCAGCATGTAAAAACTATAAATACATTAAAAATATTATTTTTAGTAAGTGCTTTATTAGGATTAATATTAATATTTTTAACATCTAGAGTTATAAGTAATAGAATACTAAAACCTATTAAAAATATTATTAAAACTTCAAAAGAAATTTCAAGTGGTGATTTATCACGTAGAATTCCAAATTTTGAAGTTAAAGATGAATTATATGATTTAACTAATATTATAAATGAAATGCTTGATAAGATAAACCTTACATTTGATAAACAATCTAGGTTTA
The nucleotide sequence above comes from Streptobacillus felis. Encoded proteins:
- a CDS encoding response regulator transcription factor, whose translation is MKEKILIIEDDVKIARIIEVELKFEGFDVQIENDGKEGLLAAKYNHFDLILLDVMLPKMNGFEICKRIREDSDVPIIFLTAKDQITDKVISFDYGADDYITKPFSNEELIARIKALLRRAKKKNEKKEDFVFEDLRISYTAHEVYRDGELIPLSKKEFDLLDYLVLNKGIVLNRDNILEEVWGFDQIGNNNILDLYIKYLRDKIDKPYSRKFIQTKRGIGFVFK
- the dnaX gene encoding DNA polymerase III subunit gamma/tau; the protein is MENITLYRKYRPQNFSQLYGQEHIVRAIKNSLDNDKLSHAYLFNGPRGVGKTTIARLIAKGVNCHTEITSTPCDNCENCIEITKGISVDIVEIDAASNRGIDEIRDLKESTGYLPVKSRKKIYIIDEVHMLTKEAFNALLKILEEPPKHIIFILATTEIEKIPDTVISRCQRYDFKTISEKDILEMLRKVSETEKINIDDESLKLIYSKSEGSARDSFSIYEQVISNYYNEDKITIELTEKALGVVSQVVHKKFLSLILNKEKNDLISFIDNLWVEGIQIDQFLRDFCKFAKQEDIKIETKIKIISNILEILVKYKNEEDKRLIAYIIISNLITDTKHEVRTIEVRTNGIEFNEDKWDIFKKHLQELGSQRYYNLIKDTTISVNNNNITIINNNSNYFFQYLNSENSIDFLEKEIERKFGYKYNILIEGSNNNIDDEFNEKIKNKIISIFNALER
- a CDS encoding peptidase U32 family protein is translated as MVKKAELLAPAGNMEKLKAAFHFGADAVYIGGRGFNLRGMSANFTDKELTEAVEYAHSLSKKVYVTLNIFAHNQEVNYIPKFIKFLEKANVDAVIVGDLGIIQQVREHAPNLEIHVSTQANATNWMTVKAYRDMGASRVILAREMSLHEIKQIKEKVPDIELEVFIHGAMCMAVSGRCLLSNYFTSRDANRGICAQDCRWNYKVIAEGHEETGAHDIVEDEGGTFIFNAKDLCTIEFIDKILEAGVDSLKIEGRMKSIYYNSTVTKQYREAIDAYYSGNYSYNPKWLYELQTISHRLYSSGFFFGSTSEFDQNYNTSSSYSQTYQLVANVLEKVDKNKYKIQVRNRIIASEVELELVRPNVDPIKFRVNNFYNLKTEEYEEIVHPNTIAVIETEIEMGELDLIRVKLPEGVSDSDMDISQTDQSNSGFVPKQCSCGRNN
- a CDS encoding sensor histidine kinase, producing MYSNKDFKKFYGIKNRITITFSFVFIFITLFSTVILFLILNGQNNNTLVFQYSAKVNEINAYFSRIEDYTNKYNEKKLKLKFEPEIKEQSIVYPKPFNPGEEDFRYILHIVSKNYVDVIPINTSGFEININNLSKTFGNIKSNILIPNTIVLNNNSTESSNFSVVKLTKNIKGAIFEIYILKNIDQHVKTINTLKILFLVSALLGLILIFLTSRVISNRILKPIKNIIKTSKEISSGDLSRRIPNFEVKDELYDLTNIINEMLDKINLTFDKQSRFISDVSHELRTPISIIKGYAELINRRYIKSLTKEEIETPRNELLIESTDSIVKESENMTKLITSLLFLSRGDENNIKMLNKVNVNSSKILHQIESDYSLVTQNKKVLVERNDNFEFISDENLLLQSLRIVIENGLKYSPDNSNVYISSIYDKNENTGYFVVRDEGFGIDEDQIEKIFDRFYRVDESRNKETGGNGLGLSIFKRILEIQNQKYTMESKINVGTKITIIINNISNN
- the dnaB gene encoding replicative DNA helicase; its protein translation is MEINNFEGLNNFELEKVIIGSFFLEPSLLYSATKKLKPNDFFNEKNRIIYTNLINYTNEKDTENLDINLFIDYLKNNNVLEKIGGEEFLNNILLSTVHSSGVDVYIENILEYSKKRKLYELSRDITKQLFNNQESKLILENSQLKISELFDDLNNNGVIGISSLVIDELNRIEDLRNNPLIETKVKTKYIRYDEYTKGLHPSNLIILAARPSVGKTTLSLNIGLNVAEQQKKVLIFSLEMGEQELLKKLIAIKGEIDLEQIKDVSFIAKPEIVNKYSNALQELSKLDILIDAGATPTISNIKNTCRNVQRKGKEIGLIIIDYLQLIQGSGKSGSREQEISEISRGLKLLAKELNVPILALSQLSRKVDSREDKRPILSDLRESGSIEQDADQVLFIYNPEYHQTRKKNIAENSNQFFPIELLLAKHRNGQTGGMLLFFDKSKQKFRNPTNEEEYNYYNSLKDED
- the rplI gene encoding 50S ribosomal protein L9, which gives rise to MKVKVILKENIKGVGKKDEIIEVKDGYANNFLFAQNKAVPATPENINKLENKKNKISKNIEKEVTHANELKEKLENNSIVLKVKVGKDGKVFGSLGAKEIEEAVKEQLNIQIDKKKMGNDARLKSIGQHKVEVKLYAEIKAILTVNVVSL